A genomic region of Chitinimonas arctica contains the following coding sequences:
- the dksA gene encoding RNA polymerase-binding protein DksA encodes MVKKLTEEDVLKWNGDDYMNEDHLAFFRQRLLDMKAELLANATATSQHLQEQEATPDPADRATLEEEYALELRTRDRERKLLLKIDSTIKKIDDGEYGYCDDTGEPIGLPRLLARPTASLTVEAQERRERLKKQYAD; translated from the coding sequence ATGGTCAAGAAACTCACCGAGGAAGATGTCCTCAAATGGAACGGCGACGACTACATGAACGAGGATCATCTCGCGTTCTTCCGCCAACGTCTCCTGGACATGAAGGCTGAACTGCTGGCCAACGCCACGGCTACCAGCCAGCACTTGCAGGAACAGGAAGCCACGCCGGATCCTGCCGACCGCGCCACGCTTGAAGAAGAGTACGCCTTGGAACTGCGTACTCGGGATCGCGAGCGCAAGCTGTTGTTGAAGATCGATTCCACCATCAAGAAGATCGATGATGGCGAGTATGGCTATTGCGACGATACAGGCGAGCCGATCGGCTTGCCGCGCCTTCTGGCGCGGCCGACCGCTTCGCTGACCGTGGAGGCGCAGGAGAGGCGCGAGCGTCTCAAGAAGCAATACGCCGATTGA
- the aroG gene encoding 3-deoxy-7-phosphoheptulonate synthase AroG yields MLFKTDDVRIKEIKELLPPIAALEKYPVTEVATTTTFQTRQSIHRILTGEDDRLLVVIGPCSIHDPDAALDYGRRLLAVGEELARDLLIVMRVYFEKPRTTVGWKGLINDPHLDGSFDINNGLRLARKLLLDLNDMGVPASTEFLDMITPQYFADLISWGAIGARTTESQVHRELASGLSCPVGFKNGTDGNLKIAIDAIRSASVPHHFLSVTKFGHSAIVSTGGNPDCHVILRGGKTPNYSAEHVGAAVSSLTAAGLPEKVMVDFSHANSSKDFRRQITVGDDVAGQIAGGNHAIFGVMIESHIHEGRQDLIEGQPLKYGCSVTDACLGWDDSVQLLKTLAGAVSARRKGSSV; encoded by the coding sequence ATGCTGTTCAAGACCGACGACGTCCGTATCAAGGAAATCAAAGAACTGCTGCCCCCCATCGCGGCGCTGGAAAAATATCCGGTGACCGAGGTGGCCACCACGACGACCTTCCAGACACGCCAGTCCATCCACCGGATACTGACCGGCGAGGACGACCGGCTACTGGTGGTGATCGGCCCCTGCTCGATCCACGACCCGGATGCCGCCCTCGACTACGGCCGCCGCCTGCTGGCGGTCGGCGAGGAATTGGCGCGCGATCTGCTGATCGTGATGCGGGTCTATTTCGAGAAGCCGCGCACCACGGTGGGCTGGAAGGGCCTGATCAACGATCCGCACCTGGACGGCAGTTTCGATATCAACAATGGGCTGCGCCTGGCGCGCAAGCTCCTGCTCGACCTGAACGATATGGGTGTCCCGGCCTCGACCGAGTTCCTGGACATGATCACGCCGCAATATTTTGCCGACCTGATCAGCTGGGGCGCCATCGGCGCCCGTACCACCGAATCGCAGGTGCACCGCGAGCTGGCCTCCGGGCTGAGCTGCCCGGTCGGTTTCAAGAACGGCACCGACGGCAACCTCAAGATCGCCATCGACGCAATCCGCTCCGCCAGCGTACCGCACCACTTTCTGTCGGTGACCAAGTTCGGTCACTCGGCCATCGTTTCGACCGGCGGCAATCCCGACTGCCATGTGATTCTGCGCGGCGGCAAGACCCCCAACTATTCGGCTGAACATGTGGGCGCAGCGGTGTCCAGCCTGACGGCCGCCGGTTTGCCGGAAAAGGTCATGGTCGATTTCAGCCATGCCAACAGCAGCAAGGATTTCCGCCGGCAGATCACCGTGGGCGACGATGTGGCCGGCCAGATCGCCGGCGGCAATCACGCCATCTTCGGCGTGATGATCGAAAGCCATATCCACGAAGGCCGCCAGGACCTGATCGAAGGCCAGCCCTTGAAATACGGTTGCAGCGTGACCGACGCCTGCCTGGGCTGGGACGACAGCGTGCAGCTGCTGAAGACCCTGGCCGGCGCGGTTTCCGCGCGCCGGAAGGGCAGCAGCGTTTAA
- a CDS encoding c-type cytochrome yields the protein MKLLFAALSAATVLTAQAAPDGRAMAAKYNCLACHQVDKKVVGPAFRDVAVKYRGDKKAESRLIEKVKKGGVGVWGQIPMPAQQISDADLKVIMQWVLSQK from the coding sequence ATGAAATTGCTGTTCGCTGCCCTGTCGGCAGCTACCGTGCTGACGGCCCAGGCCGCCCCCGACGGCCGTGCCATGGCGGCCAAGTACAACTGCCTGGCCTGCCATCAGGTCGACAAGAAGGTTGTCGGGCCGGCTTTCCGGGATGTGGCGGTCAAATATCGTGGCGACAAGAAGGCGGAAAGCCGTTTGATCGAGAAGGTCAAGAAGGGAGGGGTAGGCGTATGGGGCCAGATTCCCATGCCGGCCCAACAGATAAGCGATGCCGATCTGAAGGTGATCATGCAATGGGTTCTGAGCCAGAAATAA
- a CDS encoding VOC family protein: MKYLHTMVRVTDLDVSLRFYRDALGLQIVSRKDVEAGRFTLVYLAAPGDEDAQLELTFNWDPETYTGGRNFGHVAYRVDDIYATCQRLADHGVTISRPPRDGYMAFVRSPDNISIELLQAGGPLPPAEPWVSMPNVGSW, encoded by the coding sequence ATGAAATATCTCCACACCATGGTGCGCGTCACCGACCTCGACGTATCGCTGCGCTTCTACCGCGATGCCTTGGGGCTGCAGATCGTTTCCCGCAAGGATGTGGAAGCGGGGCGTTTCACCCTGGTCTACCTGGCCGCGCCGGGCGATGAAGACGCCCAGCTGGAACTCACCTTCAATTGGGACCCGGAAACCTATACCGGCGGCCGCAACTTCGGCCATGTCGCCTATCGGGTCGATGATATCTACGCTACCTGCCAGCGCCTGGCGGACCACGGGGTGACCATCAGCCGTCCACCGCGCGATGGCTATATGGCGTTTGTCCGTTCGCCGGACAATATCTCCATCGAACTGCTGCAGGCCGGCGGGCCCTTGCCGCCGGCCGAACCGTGGGTATCCATGCCCAATGTCGGCAGCTGGTAA
- a CDS encoding helix-turn-helix domain-containing protein, which yields MPRVHQVIFPAIARQLTELGERLRLARLRRNLTAVSFAERLDVSRDTLSRLENGDPSIAIGTYAKALRILGLDRDIDQIASDDVLGRKLQDLALPPRKKAASGTRRNAATGEFSTAPIRHSQKASKHGEPTRSGFAATHPESVRDDGNKPVTSSQKNRAFLANLLQKKAGTGNGES from the coding sequence ATGCCTAGAGTCCATCAAGTCATTTTTCCTGCGATAGCCAGGCAACTTACCGAACTCGGTGAGCGCCTGAGGCTGGCTCGTCTGCGCCGAAACCTGACGGCGGTGTCATTCGCGGAGCGGTTGGACGTTTCGCGGGATACCCTCAGTCGCCTGGAAAATGGTGATCCCAGTATTGCCATCGGTACTTATGCAAAGGCATTGCGAATTCTCGGGCTTGACCGGGATATTGACCAGATTGCCAGCGACGACGTCTTAGGTCGCAAGCTGCAAGATTTGGCGCTCCCTCCGCGCAAGAAAGCGGCGAGTGGAACAAGGCGCAATGCAGCGACTGGGGAGTTCAGCACAGCCCCCATTCGACATTCGCAAAAGGCATCCAAGCATGGCGAACCCACAAGGAGTGGGTTTGCTGCTACCCACCCGGAGAGCGTGCGGGATGACGGGAACAAGCCTGTGACTAGCTCGCAGAAGAACAGGGCTTTCCTTGCCAATCTTCTGCAAAAGAAGGCGGGAACCGGCAATGGCGAAAGCTAA
- a CDS encoding energy transducer TonB, whose translation MSVDTLEPAQPDNKIFMTTVGLSVLAHFLLIGAVRFSPPDPRTLFNRASLEIVLVNAQSKTAPAKADVLAQANLDGGGNTDEADRRIKTPLPAEQVENPSPELEQASKRQVEQETQLRKLLGNLQQAPKLSADAVKQSPSPSDAVLDLDTLRHQASEIDRKEGEIARELQAYQSRPRKAFVGARAKGVVEARYVDAWRIKIERIGNLNYPTNGQGKRLYGKLLITVEIRSDGSLHNVTIDRSSGDKELDEAARRILRMSAPFSTLPKGILDGTGKPADILSITRAWSFTRSDNELN comes from the coding sequence ATGTCCGTCGATACTCTCGAACCGGCCCAGCCGGACAACAAGATCTTCATGACCACCGTCGGTTTGTCGGTGCTCGCCCACTTTCTGCTGATCGGCGCCGTGCGTTTCTCGCCGCCCGATCCGCGTACGCTATTCAATCGCGCGTCGCTGGAAATCGTCCTGGTAAATGCCCAGTCGAAAACCGCACCCGCCAAGGCGGATGTGCTGGCACAGGCGAACCTGGACGGCGGCGGCAATACCGACGAGGCCGACCGGCGCATCAAGACGCCGCTGCCGGCCGAGCAGGTTGAAAACCCCAGCCCCGAATTGGAGCAGGCCAGCAAACGCCAGGTCGAACAGGAAACCCAGCTCCGCAAGCTGCTCGGCAATCTGCAGCAGGCGCCGAAGCTGTCGGCCGATGCGGTCAAGCAGTCGCCCTCGCCGTCCGACGCGGTACTGGACCTCGATACCCTGCGCCACCAGGCCAGCGAGATCGATCGCAAGGAAGGCGAGATCGCCCGCGAATTGCAGGCCTACCAATCGCGCCCACGCAAGGCCTTTGTCGGCGCGCGCGCCAAGGGCGTGGTGGAAGCCCGCTACGTGGACGCCTGGCGGATCAAGATCGAGCGGATCGGCAACCTCAACTATCCGACCAACGGGCAAGGCAAGCGCCTGTATGGCAAGTTGCTGATCACGGTGGAGATCCGGTCCGATGGCTCCTTGCACAACGTGACCATCGACCGTTCGTCCGGCGACAAGGAGCTCGATGAAGCCGCCCGCCGGATCCTGCGCATGTCGGCGCCCTTCTCGACCCTGCCGAAGGGCATTCTGGACGGCACCGGCAAACCGGCCGACATCCTGTCGATTACCCGCGCCTGGAGCTTTACCCGTAGCGATAACGAACTGAATTGA
- a CDS encoding helicase-related protein, producing the protein MTVSTPAALDTVTAEVAAIGAHLQAHHATLVTVDGHYAVSVQGEVIVAGQAVGYHLVPDEGFLGKSGKWRRLSDSGRLSLLTERLNDAAREKLEAQLRQCALSVMKMADQYELDPAGPLHALQAKYELARDRCQVAMDRIEALRDRHGAARQAERTRDAVNLSLYPESFTTAQSMKRHFIAVLGPTNSGKTHAAMEHLVKAKSGVYLAPLRLLALENYNRLQAAGVPVSLVTGEQRKLHPDATHVASTVEMLNPHRVVEVAVIDEIQLLDDPDRGAAWTAAVCGVPAGTVYLLGAMEAREAIESLVKRVGGTLEVRILARKSPLEMEKQALGSLANLRNGDVLIAFSRREVLNWRDQVVERGFPVSAIYGNLSPEVRQAQAERFVNGETKVVVATDAIGMGLNTPARRIIFTTPYKYDGYAEGVIAAALAKQIAGRAGRFGEHEAGFVAGLDAHTHKIISVLLKQKPDPLPSTGFFVAPNLDYLQQIAAATGQSGLHPLLELFAKHINVHDEFFLPANLTEQMEKAKWLDGLDLPLADRFALSLCPVSTKIPLLERALQDWARTRADKGVAPLLQAENMGRHDLQFFEDSCKLYAAYAWLSYRMPDTFPDGDKAQTLMQSTSATIDRLLQVQNSLQRHSRRPQAPKRGDGRFNNRRPR; encoded by the coding sequence ATGACCGTTTCCACACCCGCCGCCCTCGATACCGTCACAGCAGAAGTCGCGGCCATTGGCGCACATCTGCAAGCCCACCACGCCACGCTCGTCACCGTGGACGGCCACTACGCCGTGTCGGTGCAAGGCGAGGTGATCGTGGCCGGCCAGGCCGTCGGCTACCACCTGGTGCCGGACGAAGGTTTTCTGGGTAAAAGCGGCAAATGGCGCCGACTGAGCGATAGCGGCCGCTTGTCATTACTGACCGAGCGCCTGAACGACGCGGCGCGCGAGAAGCTGGAAGCGCAATTGCGCCAGTGCGCCCTGTCGGTGATGAAGATGGCCGACCAATACGAGCTGGATCCTGCCGGCCCCTTGCATGCGCTGCAGGCCAAGTACGAGTTGGCGCGCGATCGCTGCCAGGTGGCCATGGACCGCATCGAAGCGCTCCGCGACCGGCATGGCGCCGCGCGCCAGGCGGAACGTACCCGCGATGCGGTCAACCTATCGCTGTATCCCGAGTCGTTCACCACCGCCCAATCGATGAAGCGGCATTTTATCGCCGTGCTGGGACCGACCAATTCGGGCAAGACCCATGCCGCCATGGAACATCTGGTCAAGGCCAAGTCGGGCGTGTATCTGGCTCCCCTGCGGCTATTGGCGTTGGAGAACTACAACCGACTGCAGGCGGCGGGAGTGCCCGTCAGCCTGGTGACCGGCGAGCAACGCAAATTGCATCCGGACGCTACCCACGTCGCCAGTACGGTGGAAATGCTCAATCCGCACCGCGTCGTGGAAGTAGCCGTCATCGACGAGATCCAGTTGCTGGACGACCCGGATCGCGGCGCTGCCTGGACCGCGGCGGTATGCGGGGTGCCGGCGGGCACCGTCTACCTGTTGGGCGCAATGGAAGCCCGCGAGGCGATCGAATCGCTGGTAAAGCGGGTGGGTGGGACACTGGAAGTGCGGATATTGGCGCGCAAATCGCCACTGGAGATGGAAAAACAGGCACTGGGCTCGCTGGCGAATCTGCGCAATGGCGACGTGCTGATCGCCTTCTCGCGCCGGGAAGTGCTCAATTGGCGCGACCAGGTGGTGGAGCGCGGATTTCCGGTGTCGGCCATCTACGGCAATCTATCACCCGAGGTAAGGCAGGCGCAGGCTGAGCGTTTTGTAAACGGCGAGACCAAGGTGGTGGTGGCGACCGACGCCATCGGCATGGGTTTGAACACACCGGCACGGCGCATCATCTTCACCACGCCCTACAAATACGATGGCTACGCCGAAGGGGTGATTGCCGCCGCCCTGGCCAAGCAGATCGCCGGCCGGGCCGGTCGCTTCGGCGAGCACGAAGCCGGCTTCGTGGCCGGGCTGGATGCGCATACCCACAAGATCATCAGCGTACTGCTGAAGCAAAAGCCCGACCCGCTGCCCAGCACCGGCTTCTTTGTCGCGCCCAATCTGGACTATCTACAGCAGATCGCGGCAGCGACGGGCCAATCCGGCCTGCATCCGCTATTGGAGCTGTTCGCCAAGCATATCAACGTACACGATGAATTCTTTTTGCCGGCCAACCTGACCGAGCAGATGGAAAAGGCAAAATGGCTGGATGGCCTGGACCTGCCGCTGGCCGATCGCTTTGCCCTCAGCCTGTGCCCGGTATCCACCAAGATCCCCCTGCTGGAACGCGCCCTGCAGGATTGGGCCCGGACCCGCGCCGACAAGGGCGTGGCCCCCTTGCTGCAGGCGGAAAACATGGGGCGTCACGACCTGCAATTCTTTGAAGATAGCTGCAAGCTGTACGCCGCCTATGCCTGGCTGAGCTACCGCATGCCCGACACCTTCCCCGACGGCGACAAGGCGCAGACCTTGATGCAATCGACTTCGGCCACCATCGATCGCCTGTTGCAGGTACAGAACAGCCTGCAACGGCACAGCCGCCGGCCACAAGCGCCCAAGCGCGGCGACGGCCGCTTCAACAACCGCCGTCCACGCTGA
- the alkB gene encoding DNA oxidative demethylase AlkB, with protein sequence MSFELFDGLDPPTEEVLADGAVLLRGHTLASAPQLLAEMRAVTEQAPWRHLVTPGGFTMSVAMSNCGRQGWVSDRHGYRYSACDPLSGLPWPAMPALFAQLAREAAARAGYADFDPDACLINRYAVGAKLSLHQDKDERALGQPIVSVSLGLPAVFLFGTDRRTDRPRKHRLQHGDVVVWGGPSRLAFHGIEPLPLGDHLLTGRFRYNLTFRKV encoded by the coding sequence ATGAGTTTCGAACTATTCGATGGGCTGGACCCGCCGACCGAGGAAGTACTGGCCGATGGGGCTGTGTTGTTGCGGGGCCACACCCTGGCGTCGGCGCCGCAATTGTTGGCCGAGATGCGGGCGGTGACCGAACAGGCGCCCTGGCGCCATCTGGTCACGCCCGGCGGCTTTACCATGTCGGTGGCGATGAGCAATTGCGGTCGGCAAGGCTGGGTGTCCGACCGCCATGGTTACCGCTACAGCGCCTGTGATCCGCTGTCCGGCCTGCCTTGGCCGGCCATGCCGGCTTTGTTCGCCCAGCTCGCCCGGGAAGCGGCGGCGCGGGCAGGCTATGCCGATTTCGATCCGGATGCGTGCCTGATCAATCGCTATGCCGTCGGTGCCAAGCTGTCGCTGCATCAAGACAAGGATGAACGGGCACTGGGCCAGCCCATCGTTTCCGTCTCGCTGGGCCTGCCGGCGGTCTTCCTGTTCGGCACCGACCGGCGCACCGACCGGCCGCGCAAGCATCGTTTACAACATGGCGATGTGGTGGTCTGGGGCGGTCCGTCGCGGCTGGCTTTTCATGGTATTGAGCCGCTGCCACTGGGTGATCACCTTTTGACGGGGCGGTTTCGCTACAACCTGACGTTCCGAAAAGTCTAG
- a CDS encoding FecR family protein, translating to MHSKQSKAWYGLVVAAGLLATLSLPVEAGPAGRVQFVNGAVSVVGVGAGGVTRTPKKGDVISEGEFINTGPDGNMQIRMNDDGIVAVRPNTRLRIDIFQYQGKQDGSENSVFSLLKGGFRAITGAVGRLNKDKYSVQTPTATIGIRGTDHEPFFIPEGSTEFGSAPAGTYDKVNVGQARIQTAAGMVDINPNQVGFAAGVGSRPALLPSVPAFFRATSQTSQSKSKASGQQQGEVAAVEAPAEQQAASQTATQRPTVATVEGLDGVRIDLTSQRATDNAGNPIDLNGQPLAGGVLAGALIDKQSDNRQGAGAGSADGARVRLGADGGLVAISDGIDRQLTRGSALLADRGGNLLNVGGVAIPVEWGRWDQTPPDHVFDSTRSGLDNDHLGSLHYIYGPSLTPAGKLDATSFGAAAGRYSLVGGTHPTSQRAGEAGRLEDMQMVVNFSAQRIDGYALKLSFGERVFRAINAEKVRLTPRFEFGLIGKCTGCGTNEDLIGKAAGGFVGPTANGVLTSYGLNSLGSVERAVGTALLGMAETYTTPPELPPLPTTPIPPEPEPPEPPEPPVPPCRLPPRSW from the coding sequence ATGCACAGCAAGCAATCGAAAGCCTGGTATGGCCTTGTCGTGGCGGCCGGGTTGCTGGCGACCCTGTCCCTGCCGGTGGAAGCCGGACCGGCGGGGCGGGTCCAGTTCGTCAATGGCGCTGTCAGTGTCGTCGGCGTGGGGGCCGGCGGGGTCACGCGCACGCCGAAGAAAGGCGACGTGATCAGCGAAGGCGAGTTCATCAATACCGGTCCCGACGGCAATATGCAGATCCGCATGAACGACGACGGGATCGTGGCGGTCCGGCCCAATACCCGCTTGCGCATCGATATCTTCCAATACCAGGGCAAGCAGGACGGTTCCGAAAACAGCGTCTTCTCGCTGCTGAAAGGCGGTTTTCGCGCCATCACCGGCGCGGTCGGGCGGCTGAACAAGGACAAGTACAGCGTGCAGACGCCGACCGCCACCATCGGTATTCGCGGCACCGACCACGAGCCCTTCTTTATCCCCGAAGGCAGCACCGAATTCGGCAGCGCGCCGGCCGGCACCTACGACAAGGTCAATGTCGGCCAAGCCAGGATCCAGACCGCGGCCGGCATGGTGGATATCAATCCCAACCAGGTAGGCTTCGCCGCCGGGGTGGGTAGCCGCCCTGCCTTGCTGCCCTCGGTGCCGGCATTTTTCCGGGCTACCAGCCAAACGAGCCAATCCAAATCGAAAGCATCCGGCCAGCAGCAGGGCGAGGTCGCCGCCGTCGAGGCGCCGGCAGAGCAACAGGCCGCCAGCCAAACCGCTACGCAGCGGCCCACGGTGGCAACTGTGGAAGGTCTGGACGGGGTGCGCATCGACCTCACCAGCCAAAGGGCCACCGATAACGCGGGCAACCCGATCGATCTGAATGGCCAGCCGCTGGCCGGTGGGGTGCTAGCCGGCGCCTTGATCGACAAGCAATCGGATAATCGCCAGGGCGCAGGGGCGGGTAGCGCCGACGGCGCGCGCGTGCGGCTGGGGGCTGACGGCGGACTGGTCGCCATTTCCGACGGCATCGACCGGCAATTGACCAGGGGCTCCGCGCTGCTGGCGGACCGTGGCGGCAATCTATTGAATGTGGGTGGCGTCGCCATCCCGGTCGAATGGGGTCGTTGGGACCAAACACCGCCGGACCACGTCTTCGACAGTACCCGTAGCGGCCTGGACAACGACCACCTGGGATCCCTCCACTATATCTACGGGCCGTCGCTGACACCGGCCGGCAAGCTCGATGCCACCAGTTTTGGCGCGGCGGCGGGACGTTACAGCCTGGTCGGCGGTACCCACCCCACCTCGCAGCGGGCGGGCGAAGCCGGTCGGCTGGAAGATATGCAGATGGTGGTGAATTTCTCGGCGCAGCGTATCGATGGGTATGCGCTGAAGCTCAGTTTCGGCGAGCGGGTCTTTCGGGCGATCAATGCCGAGAAGGTCCGCCTGACCCCCCGTTTCGAGTTCGGACTTATCGGTAAATGCACCGGCTGCGGCACTAACGAGGATCTCATCGGCAAGGCTGCCGGTGGTTTTGTCGGCCCGACCGCCAATGGGGTGCTGACCAGCTATGGACTCAACAGCCTGGGCAGCGTCGAACGGGCCGTCGGCACCGCCCTGCTGGGAATGGCGGAAACCTATACCACGCCGCCGGAGCTGCCGCCCCTGCCTACCACGCCGATTCCCCCCGAACCGGAACCACCGGAACCGCCGGAACCACCGGTTCCCCCGTGCCGCCTTCCACCAAGGTCGTGGTGA
- a CDS encoding type II toxin-antitoxin system HipA family toxin has product MAKAKPNRDEIEVYIDDDSLGRIRRVGTIYRDLHRTDSPISFQYDSDWIEAQDFTLDPRLALWKSEQHPPANNTSFGIFLDSAPDRWGRVLMERLEASRARKEGRAISNLQEMDFLLRVNDETRQGALRFRRVNGQYLDTGECSIPLVTQLAELQATCAKIESEGVEQLPEFEKLLAQLVAPGSSLGGARPKANFRERDLSLWIAKFPAKNDRYDVGAWEFVTHRLAHKAGIWVPPSYIAQFASNYRTFCVKRFDREGDSRRMYASAMTLLEKQDGEAASYLEMAQFIHEQGATGTIAADLAQLFRRVVFNVMVRNTDDHLRNHGFVRAANGWRLSKAFDMNPNRAKDSHAIALDDVSTDSELDLVMSTAEFYRLDARKAAAIVIEVAHVVGKWREEAKQVGLSAGELDTMGSIFQA; this is encoded by the coding sequence ATGGCGAAAGCTAAACCGAACCGGGATGAGATCGAGGTCTACATCGATGACGACAGCCTTGGGCGTATACGCAGGGTAGGCACGATTTACCGTGATCTGCATCGCACCGACTCGCCAATCTCCTTCCAATACGACAGTGATTGGATCGAGGCCCAAGATTTCACCCTTGATCCTCGACTTGCCTTGTGGAAAAGCGAGCAGCATCCGCCAGCCAACAATACTTCATTCGGTATCTTCCTGGACTCAGCGCCTGACCGTTGGGGCCGCGTACTGATGGAGCGGCTCGAGGCCAGTCGGGCAAGGAAAGAAGGACGTGCAATTTCCAACCTGCAAGAAATGGACTTCCTGCTGCGTGTCAACGATGAGACTCGGCAAGGTGCCTTGCGCTTCAGGCGAGTGAATGGGCAATACTTGGATACTGGCGAGTGTTCGATACCATTGGTCACACAACTGGCCGAACTCCAGGCGACTTGTGCAAAGATCGAAAGCGAAGGCGTTGAACAACTTCCCGAATTTGAGAAATTGTTGGCGCAACTGGTGGCGCCGGGTTCGTCCCTAGGCGGCGCCCGGCCTAAGGCAAACTTCAGGGAGCGGGATTTGTCGCTCTGGATTGCCAAGTTCCCAGCCAAGAATGATCGCTACGACGTTGGTGCTTGGGAGTTCGTAACGCATCGCTTGGCCCATAAGGCTGGCATCTGGGTGCCACCATCGTATATCGCGCAGTTCGCATCGAATTACCGAACTTTTTGCGTCAAAAGATTCGACCGCGAAGGCGATTCACGCCGTATGTACGCATCTGCAATGACATTGCTGGAAAAACAGGATGGCGAGGCTGCCAGTTACCTTGAAATGGCACAGTTCATCCATGAGCAAGGCGCTACCGGCACCATTGCTGCAGACTTGGCGCAGTTGTTTAGGCGGGTGGTGTTCAATGTGATGGTTCGCAATACGGATGACCATCTACGCAATCATGGGTTTGTACGTGCGGCGAATGGCTGGCGATTATCCAAGGCATTTGACATGAATCCAAACCGGGCGAAGGACTCGCATGCGATTGCTCTGGATGATGTTAGTACCGACTCCGAACTTGACCTCGTCATGTCAACCGCCGAGTTCTACCGGCTAGATGCTCGGAAGGCAGCGGCAATCGTTATAGAAGTGGCTCACGTTGTCGGCAAATGGCGAGAGGAGGCGAAGCAAGTTGGTCTGTCCGCAGGCGAGCTCGATACGATGGGGAGCATTTTCCAAGCTTGA